From the Bacteroidota bacterium genome, one window contains:
- a CDS encoding DUF4270 domain-containing protein, with amino-acid sequence MKIAFPEGSSSRIFRKNINTTINNSENISSTKTWRKYFFLLTLLGGIVLQPGCKDPDEIGLGVIPASDTLGVSASDTSTVWTRTVLEDTLRSDELSLQLLGSMNDDVFGKHTASIYTHAVLAGVPNFGGIRQADSLVLSLSYAGYYGDTTTLQNVEVFEMTEDMDIDSSYYSNKNFSFDPVALGTLAIRPKPNTEVVVAGDSVSPQMRIPLSLALADSIMALEGQSQLSTSDNFNAYFKGLYIRTDQAASPGSGSISYFNFSNSKMTLYYHNADTVVKSYSFSLAGARVNSFSHDYTGTVVATQIADSNAVDSLAFLQSMAGVKTKITLPFLKHFADSGSIVVNKAQLVLTSQAGTPIKFGVPSKLLLVAIDSVGGSYFPIDYYETGGYFGGNINSDGRTYTFNLARQIQRILDGRLRNDGFYLVVSGSSVQANRLVIGSGKNASYRATLKLYYTHLP; translated from the coding sequence ATGAAGATAGCTTTTCCGGAAGGATCATCCTCCCGAATTTTCCGCAAGAATATCAATACCACTATCAACAATTCAGAAAATATTTCCTCCACCAAAACGTGGAGGAAATATTTTTTTCTGCTCACCTTGCTGGGAGGAATTGTGTTGCAACCCGGTTGTAAAGATCCGGATGAAATCGGGCTCGGAGTTATCCCGGCATCGGATACATTAGGTGTTTCCGCCTCGGATACATCTACGGTATGGACACGAACAGTTTTGGAAGACACCCTTCGATCCGATGAATTATCCCTGCAATTGCTGGGAAGCATGAACGATGATGTCTTCGGAAAACATACAGCTTCCATTTATACACATGCTGTTCTTGCCGGAGTTCCCAATTTTGGCGGGATCCGACAAGCAGATTCACTTGTTTTGAGTTTGTCCTATGCAGGTTATTACGGAGACACAACAACTTTGCAAAATGTGGAAGTCTTCGAAATGACTGAAGACATGGATATTGACAGCTCCTATTATTCCAATAAAAATTTCAGCTTTGATCCGGTTGCTCTCGGCACCCTTGCTATTCGTCCAAAACCCAACACGGAAGTTGTTGTAGCCGGTGATTCGGTTTCCCCGCAAATGCGCATTCCTTTGAGCCTGGCTTTGGCTGACAGTATTATGGCACTGGAAGGTCAATCACAATTGTCAACAAGCGACAATTTCAATGCTTATTTCAAAGGGCTTTACATTCGCACAGACCAGGCGGCTAGTCCGGGTTCGGGTTCCATCTCTTACTTTAATTTCTCCAATTCTAAGATGACCCTTTACTACCACAATGCCGATACGGTGGTAAAGAGCTATTCATTTTCACTTGCAGGAGCCCGTGTAAATTCATTTTCACATGATTATACAGGAACTGTTGTCGCTACTCAGATCGCGGATTCAAACGCGGTTGACTCCCTTGCCTTTTTGCAATCCATGGCGGGGGTAAAAACAAAAATTACATTGCCATTTTTGAAACATTTTGCGGATTCTGGCAGTATTGTAGTAAATAAAGCCCAGTTGGTCCTCACCTCCCAGGCAGGCACACCTATTAAATTTGGTGTGCCATCGAAATTGCTGTTAGTCGCGATTGATTCCGTCGGGGGATCTTATTTCCCGATCGATTATTATGAAACAGGAGGGTATTTTGGTGGAAACATCAATTCTGATGGAAGAACCTATACTTTTAACCTGGCCCGCCAAATACAGCGTATTCTCGACGGAAGACTGAGGAACGATGGTTTTTATCTGGTTGTTTCCGGTTCGTCGGTTCAGGCGAATCGATTGGTGATCGGCAGTGGAAAAAATGCCAGTTATCGGGCAACACTGAAATTATACTATACGCATCTTCCTTAA
- a CDS encoding VIT1/CCC1 transporter family protein has protein sequence MSVAQGHHHSHKEEHFEQTDTVKDIVIGMADGLTVPFALAAGLSSAVSNNAIIITAGFAEIVAGSIAMGLGGYLAGKTEIEHYDSELAREYREIKTHYETERREVKEIFGNYGLSAESQETIMNEMEKDHDKWVEFMMRFELGLEKPDIRRARQSARNIGLAYIVGGIVPLSAYFFTDKPVSGLLFSAIITVICLMIFGYFKSKVTGQNPVKGALRTTMIGVLAAAAAFLFAKLLS, from the coding sequence ATGTCAGTTGCTCAGGGTCATCATCATTCACACAAAGAAGAACATTTCGAACAAACTGATACCGTAAAGGATATTGTTATCGGAATGGCAGATGGCCTGACCGTTCCTTTTGCATTGGCAGCAGGTCTTAGCAGCGCGGTGTCGAATAACGCGATCATTATCACGGCAGGCTTTGCGGAAATTGTTGCAGGTTCCATTGCCATGGGCCTGGGAGGATACCTTGCCGGAAAAACGGAGATTGAACATTATGATTCAGAACTCGCAAGGGAATACCGCGAAATAAAAACACATTATGAAACGGAGCGGAGAGAAGTGAAAGAGATCTTTGGCAATTATGGTTTGTCTGCTGAATCACAAGAGACCATCATGAATGAGATGGAAAAGGATCACGACAAATGGGTTGAGTTTATGATGCGTTTTGAGCTTGGTCTTGAAAAACCGGATATCAGAAGAGCGCGTCAAAGTGCACGAAATATTGGTTTGGCATATATAGTCGGCGGTATCGTACCGCTCTCAGCATATTTTTTTACAGATAAGCCGGTTTCCGGATTGCTTTTTTCCGCGATTATAACAGTGATTTGTCTGATGATTTTTGGCTATTTTAAAAGTAAGGTGACTGGCCAGAATCCGGTAAAGGGGGCTTTACGGACCACCATGATCGGGGTGCTTGCAGCGGCAGCTGCCTTTCTATTTGCCAAACTTTTAAGTTGA
- a CDS encoding cysteine desulfurase: MAIYLDYNSTTPVDPLVLETMLPYFTTRFGNASSKTHSFGWIAEQAVTDARQQIAKFIGAEDSEIIFTSGATEAINLAMKGAFEAYSGKGKHIITSATEHKAVLDTCAHLEKSGARVTILPVQPDGLIDPSELTSALTDQTILVSIMYANNETGVIQNIRELSAITHAKGSIFMSDATQACGKIRVNIEEDGIDLLAMSSHKIYGPKGCGALFVRRKNPRVKLIAQIDGGGHEKGLRSGTLNVPGIVGFGKACELAHERMWEDNLHISKLRSMLEQGLIDLGNISVNGSTRNRLPNTSNLAFTGIKASTLMKHLPDIAVASGSACTSALAEPSHVLRAMQISEDVAYSSVRFSIGRHNTTDEINICIEKIREFISKEI, from the coding sequence ATGGCAATTTATCTTGATTACAATTCGACGACTCCGGTTGACCCCCTGGTTTTGGAAACAATGCTACCCTATTTTACAACACGATTCGGTAACGCATCCAGTAAAACCCATTCTTTTGGCTGGATCGCAGAACAGGCTGTGACTGATGCGAGACAACAGATAGCAAAGTTCATCGGCGCCGAAGATTCTGAGATCATTTTTACTTCCGGAGCAACTGAAGCGATCAACCTTGCTATGAAAGGGGCCTTTGAAGCATATTCCGGCAAAGGCAAACACATCATCACTTCAGCGACTGAACACAAGGCCGTCCTGGATACTTGTGCTCATCTTGAAAAATCGGGAGCGCGTGTTACCATTCTTCCGGTGCAACCTGATGGATTAATCGATCCTTCCGAATTAACAAGCGCGCTTACGGATCAAACCATTCTTGTTTCCATCATGTACGCTAACAACGAAACCGGTGTGATTCAGAATATCAGGGAACTTTCCGCGATCACTCATGCAAAAGGCAGTATTTTTATGAGTGATGCGACACAAGCTTGTGGAAAAATCAGAGTGAATATAGAAGAAGACGGAATTGATCTTTTAGCAATGTCTTCGCATAAGATCTATGGCCCCAAAGGTTGCGGAGCTTTGTTTGTCCGCAGAAAAAATCCGAGAGTAAAACTGATCGCGCAAATCGATGGCGGAGGTCATGAAAAAGGACTTCGGAGCGGAACCCTCAATGTCCCGGGTATCGTGGGTTTTGGAAAAGCCTGCGAACTGGCACATGAAAGAATGTGGGAAGACAATCTTCACATTTCCAAATTACGTTCTATGCTTGAGCAAGGCTTGATTGATCTTGGAAACATTTCTGTAAACGGAAGCACACGCAATCGCTTGCCCAATACAAGCAATCTTGCATTCACAGGAATAAAAGCCTCCACGCTCATGAAGCATTTGCCGGATATTGCTGTTGCCAGCGGAAGCGCGTGTACCTCCGCATTAGCTGAACCGTCACATGTACTAAGGGCAATGCAAATTTCAGAAGATGTCGCCTATTCATCTGTTCGTTTTTCGATTGGTCGACATAATACTACGGATGAAATAAATATTTGTATCGAAAAAATCCGCGAATTCATTTCAAAAGAAATTTAG
- a CDS encoding pantoate--beta-alanine ligase has translation MQVIDNKITLQKEISAWKASGLSIGFVPTMGALHAGHLALVEKARRENDRVVVSIFVNPTQFNNPEDLKNYPRTLETDLKLLEPIGADLVFAPSVNEMYPEGQLPEVPSIDLGTLDQVMEASHRPGHFKGVMQVVANLFRVVQPDVAYFGEKDFQQLAVIRTMTRQLNLPVSIIGCPTVRENDGLAMSSRNTLLSPEERKEATAISKALFYIRDNWQSRPLDVLIMHAISMIEKNGIMKVEYVSAADSDTLEPVKDWNDASSIRVCTAVRLGKVRLIDNIGINTSKA, from the coding sequence ATGCAGGTTATTGATAATAAAATTACCCTCCAAAAAGAGATTTCTGCCTGGAAAGCCTCCGGTTTAAGTATTGGCTTCGTCCCTACCATGGGGGCTTTGCATGCCGGTCACCTTGCCTTAGTAGAAAAAGCTCGTAGGGAAAACGACAGAGTAGTGGTGAGTATTTTTGTAAATCCTACTCAGTTTAACAATCCTGAGGACCTGAAAAATTATCCCAGAACCCTCGAGACTGATCTGAAATTACTCGAACCCATTGGAGCCGATCTTGTATTTGCCCCTTCTGTTAACGAAATGTATCCGGAAGGACAGCTGCCTGAGGTTCCAAGCATTGATCTGGGTACCTTGGATCAGGTCATGGAAGCCAGCCATCGCCCCGGCCATTTTAAAGGAGTTATGCAGGTCGTGGCAAATTTGTTTCGTGTCGTACAGCCTGATGTAGCCTATTTCGGGGAAAAAGATTTTCAGCAATTGGCTGTCATTCGTACAATGACCCGACAGCTGAATTTGCCCGTAAGTATTATCGGCTGTCCGACAGTAAGGGAAAATGACGGTCTCGCCATGAGTTCAAGAAATACCCTGCTTTCGCCAGAAGAACGAAAAGAAGCGACCGCAATTTCGAAAGCGCTGTTTTATATACGTGACAACTGGCAATCCAGACCGCTTGATGTTCTCATCATGCACGCCATTTCAATGATCGAGAAAAATGGAATCATGAAAGTTGAATATGTATCAGCAGCGGATTCAGATACACTTGAACCGGTGAAGGACTGGAATGATGCCTCTTCGATCAGGGTTTGTACTGCCGTTCGTTTGGGAAAAGTGCGTCTCATTGATAACATTGGGATCAATACATCTAAGGCTTAA
- a CDS encoding T9SS type A sorting domain-containing protein, with the protein MKKTLPLILFIQCFSIGILFSQGISLPYSSGFDTPSEMAGWQQYRTGFLSNYAWSNSGGGFFSMCISHDYNVGGAQTDTVVDWYVSPPLNFTSEGTLAVKVLTSGFSTPFPDNFEVLFGTNIQDPALSSFTVIANLSYMQPQFQWLDTIVNIPFVSDSGYIAFKYKTIGAAWSTYAFDNVVIDLSPVSVGENQNNTKTLNCYPNPFNESTSIELPQDLRNSKLTVHIYDTMGKEIKSTEYVNARKILIRKEGLPEGVYFVKIDPENSRSYTAQIVITD; encoded by the coding sequence ATGAAAAAAACGCTACCCTTAATTCTTTTTATTCAGTGCTTCAGCATTGGCATCCTGTTTTCGCAGGGAATTTCGCTGCCTTATTCAAGCGGCTTTGACACGCCCTCAGAAATGGCAGGCTGGCAACAATACCGCACAGGTTTTTTAAGCAACTATGCCTGGTCTAATTCAGGTGGAGGATTCTTCTCAATGTGTATTTCACATGATTACAATGTAGGGGGAGCGCAAACCGACACGGTTGTAGACTGGTATGTTTCACCACCTTTGAATTTTACATCTGAAGGAACATTGGCAGTGAAGGTTCTTACCAGCGGTTTCAGCACTCCCTTTCCTGATAATTTTGAAGTACTGTTTGGCACAAATATTCAGGATCCGGCGCTTAGTAGTTTTACCGTCATCGCCAATCTCTCCTATATGCAACCTCAATTCCAATGGCTGGATACCATTGTAAACATCCCATTCGTTTCCGACAGCGGTTACATCGCATTTAAATATAAAACAATTGGTGCCGCATGGTCGACATACGCTTTCGACAATGTTGTGATTGATTTGAGTCCGGTTTCAGTCGGAGAAAATCAAAATAACACTAAGACTTTGAATTGTTACCCGAATCCATTCAATGAATCGACAAGCATTGAATTGCCGCAGGATTTACGGAATTCAAAATTGACCGTTCATATTTATGATACTATGGGGAAGGAAATCAAATCCACTGAATATGTCAATGCGAGAAAAATCCTGATAAGAAAAGAGGGGCTGCCGGAAGGAGTTTATTTTGTAAAAATTGATCCGGAGAATTCAAGATCTTACACTGCGCAAATTGTAATTACCGATTAA
- a CDS encoding Mrp/NBP35 family ATP-binding protein: MAITKELVIDALRNVIEPDLKKDLITLNMVEDIVVDEMNVSFTVVLTTPACPLKDLIRNACINAIIHFVDEKANVTVNMTARTSSTRASNQALLPEVRNIIAIASGKGGVGKSTVAANLAVALAKKGAKVGLIDADIYGPSQHIMFGLENERLFVNERDGKTFMLPFEKYGVKVLSIGMLVDPNQAIPWRGPMASKALNQLFSDAEWGALDYMLIDLPPGTGDIHLTLVSAVPVTGAVIVSTPQHVALADARKGISMFQMPQINVPVLGLIENMSYFTPAELPQNKYYIFGKEGARNMATQLNVPFLGEIPLVQSVREGGDTGIPIALDEDSPVSKAFEDVADNVIRQVAIRNAEKSPTEKVVASAY, translated from the coding sequence ATGGCTATTACAAAAGAACTGGTAATTGACGCTCTCCGCAATGTGATTGAACCGGATCTGAAAAAGGATCTGATCACCCTCAACATGGTGGAGGATATTGTTGTGGATGAAATGAATGTAAGTTTCACAGTGGTACTTACAACTCCCGCTTGTCCGCTCAAAGATCTGATTCGTAACGCGTGTATCAATGCCATCATTCATTTTGTGGATGAGAAGGCAAATGTTACGGTGAACATGACCGCACGTACAAGCAGTACACGGGCAAGTAACCAGGCGCTCCTTCCTGAAGTAAGAAATATTATCGCGATTGCTTCCGGAAAAGGCGGTGTGGGTAAATCTACTGTCGCTGCAAATCTTGCTGTCGCGCTGGCGAAAAAAGGCGCGAAGGTTGGTCTGATTGACGCGGATATTTACGGTCCGTCCCAACACATCATGTTTGGTTTGGAAAACGAAAGATTGTTCGTCAACGAACGTGATGGCAAAACTTTTATGCTGCCTTTTGAAAAATACGGAGTGAAAGTACTTTCCATCGGCATGCTCGTAGATCCCAATCAGGCGATTCCATGGCGCGGACCAATGGCTTCAAAAGCTCTGAACCAGTTGTTCAGCGACGCGGAATGGGGAGCCCTTGATTATATGCTCATCGATCTTCCTCCGGGAACCGGCGATATTCATCTGACGCTTGTGTCCGCTGTCCCTGTGACCGGAGCTGTAATTGTGAGCACTCCTCAGCACGTTGCTCTCGCCGACGCGCGCAAGGGCATCAGCATGTTCCAGATGCCACAGATCAATGTTCCTGTACTTGGACTGATTGAAAACATGTCTTATTTTACACCTGCTGAATTGCCGCAGAATAAATATTATATTTTCGGAAAAGAAGGCGCAAGGAATATGGCTACACAACTGAATGTTCCTTTCCTTGGTGAGATTCCATTGGTGCAGAGTGTACGTGAAGGTGGCGATACAGGTATTCCAATCGCGCTCGACGAAGACTCCCCGGTTTCAAAAGCTTTCGAAGACGTTGCCGATAATGTCATCCGACAAGTTGCCATCCGCAACGCCGAAAAATCACCGACGGAGAAAGTTGTGGCGTCGGCGTATTGA
- a CDS encoding NifU family protein: MTTPELVKRVEDALDTLRPYLEADKGNVSLIDITDDMVVRLRFHGACSSCSMSAMTLKAGIEQAILRSVPEIREVKAIQEDEESLA; this comes from the coding sequence ATGACCACCCCTGAATTAGTAAAGAGAGTAGAAGACGCCCTGGATACTTTGCGTCCCTACCTGGAAGCCGATAAAGGCAATGTTTCCCTGATCGATATCACGGATGACATGGTTGTGCGTTTGCGTTTTCATGGAGCGTGCAGTTCCTGCAGCATGAGCGCGATGACGCTCAAAGCGGGAATCGAACAGGCTATCCTCCGCAGTGTTCCGGAAATCCGTGAGGTAAAAGCCATTCAGGAAGACGAAGAATCACTCGCATAA
- a CDS encoding glycogen/starch synthase, which produces MKKAKVLFISQEITPFLEVTEVSNIARFLPQGVQEKGKEIRTFMPRFGLINERRNQLHEVIRLSGMNLIIDDSDHPLIIKVASIQSARMQVYFIDNEEYFQRKMVFRDAKKKFYKDNEDRMVFFCRGVLETVKKLGWAPDVIHCHGWMTSLIPFFVKTGYKDEPMFKNSRVVYSSYLQDMEETFSPNFTKKLKMDGVTADDMKHYKEPTMANIHLAAMKLSDAVIKGCDTKHATVDSWLKKSTKPVLEYKPFDDEGGFVNACSDFYDELLEQEPVLQD; this is translated from the coding sequence ATGAAGAAAGCGAAAGTTTTATTTATTTCCCAAGAGATCACTCCTTTTCTAGAAGTGACAGAAGTATCGAACATCGCCCGGTTTTTACCACAGGGCGTTCAGGAAAAAGGGAAAGAAATCCGGACTTTCATGCCTCGTTTCGGTTTGATCAATGAGCGCAGAAATCAATTGCACGAAGTGATCCGGCTGTCCGGTATGAACCTGATTATTGATGATTCAGATCACCCTTTGATTATTAAAGTAGCTTCCATCCAAAGTGCGCGGATGCAGGTTTACTTTATCGATAACGAGGAATATTTTCAGCGCAAAATGGTTTTCCGTGACGCGAAGAAGAAATTCTACAAGGACAACGAAGACCGTATGGTCTTTTTCTGTCGCGGCGTTCTGGAAACGGTTAAGAAACTCGGCTGGGCTCCGGATGTAATCCATTGCCATGGCTGGATGACTTCCCTGATTCCATTCTTTGTGAAAACAGGTTACAAGGATGAGCCAATGTTTAAGAATTCCCGTGTAGTATATTCAAGCTACCTCCAGGATATGGAAGAAACATTCAGTCCGAATTTCACCAAGAAGCTGAAAATGGACGGTGTGACTGCTGATGACATGAAGCATTACAAAGAACCAACGATGGCAAACATTCATCTTGCCGCGATGAAACTGAGTGACGCTGTAATCAAAGGATGCGACACAAAACACGCTACCGTGGATTCCTGGCTTAAAAAATCCACCAAGCCTGTATTAGAATATAAACCCTTTGATGATGAAGGCGGATTTGTGAACGCCTGCTCAGATTTCTACGACGAACTCCTCGAACAGGAACCCGTTCTCCAAGACTAA
- a CDS encoding cold shock domain-containing protein, which produces MSKSQETFSKKEKEKKRQKKRLEKEQKKEDRKANSQGARSFEEMLAYVDENGRLSSTPPDPSKKRVINAEDIEIGVARRAAEDPIHLGVVTFFNTEKGYGFIKDKESGESVFVHINGLMDSIKENDKVTFETEMGPKGTNAVRVRLAPKAEAPKPEAAKAPSTQAPNAAPQPPKSE; this is translated from the coding sequence ATGAGCAAATCACAAGAAACATTCAGTAAAAAAGAAAAAGAAAAAAAGCGTCAGAAAAAGCGCTTGGAAAAAGAGCAAAAGAAAGAAGATAGAAAAGCTAATTCACAGGGTGCCAGGAGTTTCGAAGAAATGCTGGCCTATGTTGACGAAAACGGAAGACTCTCTTCCACCCCACCCGATCCATCCAAAAAAAGAGTCATCAATGCCGAAGATATCGAAATCGGAGTAGCACGACGTGCGGCCGAAGATCCGATTCATCTAGGAGTTGTAACCTTCTTTAATACTGAAAAGGGTTATGGTTTTATTAAAGATAAAGAAAGCGGCGAAAGTGTTTTTGTGCACATCAATGGTTTGATGGACTCAATTAAAGAAAACGACAAAGTAACTTTTGAAACTGAAATGGGACCAAAAGGTACCAATGCGGTTCGGGTGAGACTGGCACCAAAAGCAGAAGCTCCGAAACCGGAAGCTGCCAAGGCTCCATCAACACAAGCGCCGAACGCCGCTCCTCAGCCACCAAAGTCAGAATAA
- a CDS encoding alpha/beta hydrolase has product MKLLKQSLLLVTALLCGVSVYALNPSKEYKTKPEKYGMTYKEEKVPTKDGATLNAWFFDSPKKTSNWMIISGSGDGNMADNIEIAGQFLSAGWNVAMYDYRGYGASSEFAIDPDTYIYPQFLNDLNAMLDYLRKSRAITKFDLYGQNIGAGISLGVGANRTETRKIIADGPWTGLEIMKKKMKEKKGKDVIIPFGFDKNYEPMYACDRTRVTLKGVMLIVSPQDEMLNPNDMKSLKCVSQTYVVNASPGNAENFNTDKNAYFERVNKFLNQ; this is encoded by the coding sequence ATGAAACTATTGAAACAATCCCTTCTGCTGGTAACAGCCCTTCTTTGCGGGGTATCCGTTTATGCCCTCAATCCTTCCAAAGAATACAAGACTAAACCGGAAAAATACGGGATGACTTACAAGGAAGAAAAAGTGCCTACAAAAGACGGCGCCACTCTGAATGCCTGGTTTTTTGATTCCCCGAAAAAGACTTCCAACTGGATGATCATCAGTGGTAGTGGTGACGGGAACATGGCCGACAACATCGAAATCGCCGGACAATTCCTTTCCGCAGGATGGAACGTTGCGATGTATGATTACCGTGGTTATGGAGCAAGCAGTGAATTCGCCATCGATCCGGATACTTATATCTATCCTCAGTTTCTGAATGATCTCAATGCGATGCTGGATTACCTCCGCAAATCACGCGCGATCACAAAATTTGATCTCTACGGACAGAATATTGGCGCTGGCATTTCTCTGGGTGTTGGCGCGAATCGCACGGAGACCCGTAAGATCATCGCTGATGGCCCATGGACAGGACTCGAAATCATGAAGAAAAAAATGAAAGAGAAAAAAGGAAAAGATGTGATCATTCCTTTTGGTTTCGATAAAAACTACGAGCCAATGTATGCCTGCGACCGTACACGCGTGACTCTGAAAGGTGTGATGCTGATTGTATCTCCTCAGGATGAAATGCTCAATCCGAATGACATGAAATCATTGAAATGTGTTTCACAAACCTATGTTGTGAATGCCAGTCCGGGCAACGCGGAAAATTTCAATACAGATAAGAACGCCTATTTTGAGCGAGTGAATAAATTCCTCAATCAATAA
- the glmS gene encoding glutamine--fructose-6-phosphate transaminase (isomerizing): MCGIVAYIGKRDVYPILIKGLQRLEYRGYDSAGIAILNGDLKVFKKAGKVSDLHAFAKDKDTSGHIGMGHTRWATHGEPNDKNAHPHYSQSGNFAIIHNGIIENYSSIKAELTKRGHIFKSDTDTEVLVHLIEDIFEHGNVSLDEAVRLALGEVIGAYAIVVLSKDHPNELICARKGSPIVLGVGKEKGEFFVASDATPIIEYTNNVIYLNDGEVAYINNGTLTVKTIENQVKTPYIHELEMKLEQLEKGGYEHFMLKEIYEQPRSIWDSMRGRIDATKGFLRLGGVAEYENKFVNAKRILIIGCGTSWHAGLVAEYLIEDLARIPVEVEYASEFRYRNPIITENDIVIPISQSGETADTLAAIELAKSKGATIFGVCNVVGASIPRATHAGAYTHAGPEIGVASTKAFTAQVTVLTLIALQIAHARGTITDSRYHQLMNELEAIPAKVERVLKTNDQIMKLAEKFKDARNFLYLGRGYGFPVALEGALKLKEISYIHAEGYPAAEMKHGPIALIDDEMPVVVIANKNETYEKVVSNIQEVKARKGIIIAIVTEGDQVVNKMADYVIEIPETDDVLMPLISVVPLQLLSYHIAVLRGCNVDQPRNLAKSVTVE, from the coding sequence ATGTGTGGAATCGTAGCTTATATCGGTAAGCGGGATGTTTACCCGATCCTGATCAAAGGCCTTCAGCGTCTTGAATATCGTGGTTATGACAGTGCAGGTATCGCGATCCTGAACGGTGATTTGAAAGTTTTCAAAAAAGCCGGAAAGGTTAGTGACCTTCATGCATTCGCGAAAGACAAAGACACTTCAGGTCACATCGGAATGGGACATACCCGTTGGGCCACTCACGGTGAACCGAATGATAAAAATGCTCACCCGCATTATTCCCAAAGCGGCAACTTCGCGATCATCCACAATGGAATCATTGAGAACTATTCTTCCATCAAAGCGGAGCTTACCAAGCGCGGACATATTTTCAAAAGCGATACTGATACAGAAGTATTGGTACATCTGATTGAAGATATCTTTGAGCATGGAAATGTATCGCTGGATGAAGCTGTTCGTCTGGCTCTTGGTGAAGTTATCGGAGCTTATGCTATCGTGGTATTGTCAAAGGATCATCCGAATGAACTGATCTGCGCACGTAAAGGAAGTCCGATCGTGCTTGGAGTAGGTAAAGAAAAAGGAGAATTTTTTGTCGCTTCAGACGCGACTCCGATTATTGAATACACCAACAACGTCATCTATCTCAACGATGGTGAAGTGGCCTATATCAACAACGGTACACTCACGGTGAAGACGATTGAGAATCAGGTAAAGACTCCATACATCCACGAACTTGAAATGAAACTCGAGCAGCTTGAGAAAGGCGGCTATGAGCATTTCATGCTGAAAGAAATTTACGAGCAACCGCGTTCCATCTGGGACAGTATGCGTGGACGTATCGACGCAACAAAAGGATTCCTGCGTTTGGGAGGAGTTGCTGAATATGAAAATAAATTCGTGAACGCGAAACGCATCCTGATCATCGGTTGCGGAACATCCTGGCATGCAGGACTGGTCGCTGAATACCTGATTGAAGACCTTGCACGGATTCCTGTTGAAGTAGAATACGCGTCCGAATTCCGTTACAGAAATCCGATCATTACAGAAAACGATATTGTTATTCCGATTTCACAGTCGGGCGAAACCGCGGATACATTGGCCGCGATTGAACTGGCCAAATCAAAAGGCGCGACAATTTTCGGAGTGTGTAATGTTGTTGGAGCATCTATTCCACGCGCAACACATGCCGGAGCATATACACATGCCGGTCCGGAGATTGGTGTTGCATCAACAAAGGCATTCACCGCGCAGGTGACTGTTCTCACATTGATCGCTCTTCAGATCGCACACGCACGAGGCACAATTACAGATTCACGTTATCATCAACTGATGAATGAGCTGGAAGCGATTCCCGCGAAAGTAGAACGCGTCCTCAAAACCAACGATCAGATCATGAAGCTTGCGGAAAAATTCAAAGACGCCCGCAACTTCCTCTATCTCGGTCGTGGTTATGGTTTCCCTGTCGCTCTCGAAGGCGCTCTGAAGCTGAAAGAAATTTCTTACATCCACGCGGAAGGTTATCCTGCCGCCGAAATGAAACACGGTCCGATCGCTCTGATTGACGACGAGATGCCGGTGGTTGTAATTGCCAATAAAAACGAAACCTACGAAAAGGTTGTCAGCAATATCCAGGAAGTAAAAGCGCGTAAAGGAATCATCATCGCCATCGTTACAGAAGGTGATCAGGTGGTGAACAAGATGGCCGATTACGTGATCGAGATCCCTGAAACAGACGACGTACTTATGCCGCTGATCTCTGTTGTACCACTTCAACTTTTATCCTACCACATCGCGGTATTACGCGGTTGTAATGTCGATCAGCCGAGGAATCTGGCGAAGTCGGTGACGGTCGAGTGA